From Paenibacillus sp. GP183, the proteins below share one genomic window:
- a CDS encoding type II toxin-antitoxin system PemK/MazF family toxin, protein MFRINRRDIKTETKLPHAKTQPASGSIIVFEQWKLKMWNIMDRVQQESIFNLGHWIIFHDRWLLSLSQPKVTKAYTYGDIVMADLGGANFGSEPQYEHPCVVLVNDFTSILVAPCTSAKPHKQKYPDEMDASIADGFSKETRIQLHGIRWIDKKRITLSVGTVTNPTLMKDIDEYLMSQFPSYHVILIDHLYEVAMLENELMKKNAEIRILEDKVGNEDAEKLQLQVKLEKFQHLFQLLREQAGVSSQVLDEVAASLEIDLSKS, encoded by the coding sequence TTGTTCAGAATTAACCGAAGGGATATTAAAACTGAAACCAAACTACCCCACGCAAAAACACAACCTGCAAGTGGGAGCATAATCGTTTTCGAACAATGGAAATTAAAAATGTGGAATATAATGGATCGAGTTCAACAAGAGAGTATCTTTAATCTAGGCCATTGGATTATCTTTCATGATCGGTGGTTATTGAGTTTATCCCAACCCAAAGTAACAAAGGCATATACATATGGTGATATTGTAATGGCAGACTTAGGAGGGGCTAACTTTGGTTCTGAACCTCAGTATGAGCATCCCTGTGTTGTTCTTGTAAATGACTTTACTTCGATCCTGGTTGCTCCTTGTACTTCAGCAAAGCCCCACAAACAGAAATATCCGGATGAAATGGATGCAAGTATAGCCGATGGTTTCTCTAAGGAAACCCGCATACAGCTTCATGGGATCCGCTGGATCGATAAGAAGCGGATAACGCTTTCTGTCGGAACTGTAACAAACCCCACGCTGATGAAGGATATAGATGAATATCTCATGAGTCAATTTCCAAGCTATCATGTCATTTTGATTGATCATCTCTATGAAGTGGCTATGCTTGAAAATGAGCTGATGAAAAAAAATGCAGAGATCCGGATTTTAGAAGATAAAGTTGGAAATGAGGATGCAGAGAAATTACAGCTGCAGGTAAAATTAGAAAAATTTCAGCATTTGTTTCAGTTGTTACGCGAGCAAGCAGGTGTAAGCAGCCAAGTGCTTGATGAAGTAGCTGCTTCGCTGGAAATTGATTTATCCAAATCTTAA
- a CDS encoding Spo0E family sporulation regulatory protein-aspartic acid phosphatase: MKQEHIQLQAKIEKTREELNLLAIKYKFNFQHKEMLQTSHDLEQLILQFLQIRMNLSLD, encoded by the coding sequence ATGAAACAAGAACATATTCAACTACAAGCTAAAATTGAAAAAACTCGCGAAGAGCTTAATCTACTTGCGATCAAATATAAATTTAACTTTCAACACAAGGAAATGCTGCAAACATCTCATGATCTGGAACAATTAATCTTACAATTTCTACAAATCAGAATGAATCTCTCACTAGACTAG
- a CDS encoding cytochrome P450: protein MINLRSPEFLLNPYPVYEMYRKNQPVAYMEPLQLWSVFTYDHVKTVLSDHARFSSRPIAAAKDSQPPEQQLEGFSLITNDPPKHTDLRSLVNRAFTPKAVSALEPRIEQIANELLEGIASSGELDLIRDFAYPLPVIVIAELLGVPAVDRDRFKEWSDEIVAGADAIIGGGRSESHKAHMEMNEYFKDIIAQRRIHPQNDLVSALLSAEEGSSHLSESDILSFCRLLLVAGNETTTNLIGNAVLAFLEHPNEWDKLLAHPEMLSNAIEEVLRFRSPVQAMFRTTKQDVQIGGQTIPQDTRVIAWIGSANRDEAKFDDPARFDISREPNPHLAFGQGIHFCLGAPLARLEAKVALTAVMNRLPELARRNAEPLEPARGFIVHGVKSLPLRFS from the coding sequence ATGATCAATCTGCGGTCTCCTGAGTTTTTATTAAATCCTTATCCCGTTTATGAGATGTACAGAAAAAATCAGCCCGTAGCGTACATGGAGCCGCTTCAATTATGGTCGGTGTTTACGTATGATCATGTCAAAACAGTACTGTCCGACCATGCCCGTTTCTCCTCAAGACCGATCGCGGCTGCAAAGGATTCTCAACCACCGGAACAGCAGCTAGAGGGTTTCAGCTTGATTACTAACGATCCTCCAAAACATACCGACTTGCGTTCTTTAGTAAATCGTGCATTTACTCCAAAAGCCGTCTCCGCTCTTGAACCGAGAATTGAACAGATTGCGAACGAACTGCTCGAAGGAATCGCCAGTTCTGGCGAGCTCGATCTAATCAGGGATTTTGCTTATCCGCTTCCGGTCATTGTGATTGCGGAATTGCTTGGGGTGCCTGCTGTAGACCGTGATCGCTTTAAGGAATGGTCCGATGAAATCGTTGCCGGCGCCGACGCCATAATCGGGGGCGGCCGATCAGAATCTCATAAGGCTCATATGGAAATGAACGAATACTTTAAAGACATTATAGCTCAGCGTAGGATCCACCCACAGAATGACCTGGTCAGCGCGTTGCTGTCGGCGGAAGAAGGGTCTTCTCATCTTTCGGAATCGGACATATTGTCTTTTTGTAGGCTGCTGCTGGTTGCCGGAAATGAGACGACCACTAATCTCATCGGTAATGCCGTCCTTGCTTTTTTAGAGCATCCGAATGAGTGGGACAAACTTCTAGCCCACCCGGAAATGCTCTCTAATGCCATTGAAGAAGTGCTCCGTTTTCGTTCTCCTGTGCAGGCCATGTTCCGTACCACCAAACAGGATGTACAGATTGGAGGTCAAACGATTCCGCAAGATACCCGGGTCATTGCATGGATTGGCTCAGCCAACCGGGACGAAGCGAAGTTTGACGACCCTGCTCGCTTTGATATATCCAGGGAACCCAACCCGCACTTGGCCTTCGGCCAAGGTATCCACTTCTGTCTTGGGGCACCGCTCGCCCGTTTGGAGGCCAAAGTCGCACTAACTGCGGTCATGAATCGATTGCCTGAGCTTGCCAGACGAAACGCTGAGCCGTTGGAGCCAGCGCGCGGATTTATTGTACACGGTGTCAAAAGCTTGCCGCTTCGTTTCTCATAA
- a CDS encoding IS1380 family transposase: MSSLQEYGMNFNPRMKVNFEGGDLTSDAGLLLYKEFDHKLGLTQTVKQLLVVHDPVHHRDHSNSDVVLQKIYQHLCGYHTDDHADDLSHEPLLTALLAKERLASQPTISRFNEKANIATAKSLENINEMLQGRAYAIETRDQFVLDLDSSGFATSGKQHGANYNHHYAQTGFHPLFCFDGLTGDCLRAELRAGNVYTSRQVVRFMGPILKRYQFWAPKALLVFRGDSGFAVPGLFDFAETKGHKYAIRLKANARLQSAAQEMADQVLNPQKLHERQVHYREIQYKAKSWNCARRVIVKMERPAGELIFQFTFIATNMTLQARNVIRFYFQRGHMENFIKEAKNGFACHKMSSTAFETNAVKLQLAMLAYNFNNWFRRLCLPERLKPSRMETLRTKLIKIAGKLIYSGRYWTWKLCSSCIYREPFLETLNNIQCLPRFG; this comes from the coding sequence ATGTCAAGTTTACAAGAGTACGGCATGAACTTCAACCCCCGAATGAAAGTGAATTTTGAAGGCGGCGATCTGACTTCGGACGCTGGCCTACTTCTATATAAAGAATTCGACCACAAACTTGGTCTTACTCAGACCGTTAAGCAATTACTCGTTGTACACGATCCCGTTCATCATCGGGATCATTCCAATTCAGATGTTGTGCTCCAGAAGATCTATCAGCATCTGTGTGGCTACCATACCGATGATCATGCAGATGACTTGTCTCACGAACCGTTGTTGACCGCCTTGTTAGCAAAAGAACGGCTGGCTTCTCAGCCGACAATCTCTCGCTTTAATGAAAAGGCGAATATCGCGACCGCCAAATCGTTGGAGAACATCAATGAAATGCTACAGGGCCGGGCATATGCAATCGAGACACGTGATCAGTTTGTGTTAGATTTGGATTCCTCCGGCTTTGCTACCTCAGGTAAGCAACATGGAGCGAACTATAATCATCACTACGCACAAACCGGATTCCATCCGCTGTTTTGCTTTGATGGATTGACTGGTGACTGTTTACGGGCGGAACTTCGTGCCGGCAACGTGTACACTTCCCGCCAGGTTGTACGATTTATGGGGCCTATCCTGAAACGTTATCAATTTTGGGCACCGAAGGCCTTACTTGTCTTTCGCGGGGACAGCGGCTTTGCCGTTCCGGGATTGTTTGACTTTGCCGAAACGAAGGGGCATAAATACGCGATCCGTCTGAAAGCCAATGCCCGTCTGCAATCTGCTGCACAAGAGATGGCAGACCAAGTGCTTAATCCCCAAAAGCTACATGAGAGACAAGTACACTACCGTGAAATCCAATACAAGGCGAAATCTTGGAATTGTGCGCGTCGTGTAATCGTTAAGATGGAACGGCCAGCAGGAGAGTTGATTTTTCAATTCACCTTTATTGCTACGAACATGACTTTGCAAGCACGTAACGTCATTCGCTTTTACTTTCAACGAGGTCACATGGAGAATTTCATCAAGGAAGCGAAGAACGGCTTTGCTTGCCATAAGATGAGTAGCACTGCATTCGAAACCAATGCCGTTAAATTACAATTGGCGATGTTGGCATATAACTTCAACAATTGGTTTCGCAGGTTGTGTTTACCCGAGAGACTCAAGCCAAGTCGTATGGAAACGCTGCGAACCAAACTGATTAAAATTGCGGGGAAATTGATCTATTCCGGCCGCTACTGGACATGGAAATTGTGCAGTTCCTGTATTTATCGTGAGCCATTCCTTGAAACCTTGAACAATATCCAATGCTTGCCTCGGTTCGGTTGA
- a CDS encoding replication initiator protein A yields the protein MSKKISNLLDKHGPILVERKKRLSETYNNEYILNSEMEKEIEKVTKLIFNFKLSDLNRVRTNIADERITLSEEVLSDKRKGMEIDSETELAEKIIKMKLDIVTKAIEDKREYHKKFTHPVERNIIEHGVMFNTGLPAKGSANYKKIRTEDGIIEFEKNGFRKLFYRNRYGNLLSTYDTKMFISLLKLWNDKGKNQSFKVTYRELLTASQSDLNSGEYPLITESLQTLARTEIIMEEYFDPNRKTFTKTHIHHPIQDAVIDPKNLTATIELSNYIHDSLAAGHYITINMALFNDLANDTSKNLYIDVISKLPENVRVIEIDTLIEHLGIRANTHYKATRLLLDAFDELVDFNVIESYTVIKEGRTNRSICFVPTELQYRQHTEGIPLLSIV from the coding sequence TTGAGCAAAAAAATAAGTAATTTACTTGATAAGCACGGACCAATACTCGTTGAAAGAAAAAAACGTTTAAGTGAAACCTATAACAATGAGTATATCCTTAATTCCGAAATGGAAAAGGAAATAGAAAAGGTAACCAAATTAATATTTAATTTTAAATTATCCGATCTCAATCGAGTCAGAACCAACATCGCTGATGAGCGCATTACATTATCTGAAGAGGTGTTGTCCGATAAACGAAAAGGCATGGAAATCGACTCCGAAACAGAATTAGCCGAGAAGATCATAAAAATGAAGCTCGATATTGTGACTAAAGCAATTGAAGACAAACGTGAATACCACAAAAAATTTACTCACCCAGTGGAAAGAAATATTATTGAGCATGGTGTTATGTTTAATACTGGATTACCAGCTAAAGGCTCAGCAAATTATAAAAAAATCCGAACTGAAGATGGTATTATCGAATTCGAGAAAAATGGTTTTCGAAAATTATTTTACCGAAACCGATATGGGAACCTTTTGTCCACCTATGACACCAAGATGTTTATAAGTCTTCTTAAGCTGTGGAACGATAAAGGGAAAAATCAAAGTTTTAAGGTTACTTACCGGGAACTATTAACTGCTTCACAATCTGATCTCAATTCAGGAGAATATCCTTTAATTACAGAAAGTTTACAAACCCTAGCACGAACAGAAATCATTATGGAGGAATACTTCGACCCTAACCGGAAAACCTTCACTAAAACACATATTCATCATCCGATTCAAGATGCTGTTATCGATCCTAAAAATCTTACAGCGACAATAGAGCTAAGCAACTACATTCACGATAGTCTAGCTGCTGGCCACTATATAACCATTAACATGGCTTTATTTAATGACTTAGCTAATGATACATCCAAAAATCTTTATATCGATGTAATCAGTAAGCTTCCCGAAAACGTAAGGGTAATTGAAATCGATACATTAATTGAACATTTAGGGATACGAGCGAATACTCATTACAAAGCAACCAGATTATTACTCGATGCATTCGATGAGCTCGTTGATTTTAATGTAATCGAATCATATACCGTTATTAAAGAAGGCAGGACAAACAGATCTATTTGCTTTGTTCCTACTGAGTTACAATACCGACAACATACAGAGGGAATTCCCCTTTTATCAATCGTTTAA